The proteins below are encoded in one region of Campylobacter concisus:
- a CDS encoding redoxin family protein, with protein sequence MINVPTSIYLNTLDGKEFDFSAFARTHDCVIFIYPKIGEDFNLLSEQLQNTAGMKGCTKQAINYKKFLKDFNDLGFMVVAISSQDIAAQKKFQEETSTGVMFLNDSEFMLERALELPVFSASNGHKFYFRQTLIIKDGKIRRAYIVDDPENDAKNMLEKIKEKDY encoded by the coding sequence ATGATAAACGTGCCTACAAGTATATATTTAAATACACTAGACGGTAAGGAATTTGATTTTTCCGCCTTTGCAAGAACGCATGACTGCGTTATTTTTATCTACCCAAAGATAGGCGAGGACTTTAATCTTTTAAGTGAGCAGCTGCAAAATACTGCGGGCATGAAGGGCTGCACCAAACAAGCGATAAACTATAAGAAATTTTTAAAAGATTTTAACGATCTTGGTTTCATGGTAGTGGCCATTAGCTCACAAGATATCGCAGCTCAAAAGAAATTTCAAGAAGAGACTTCAACTGGAGTCATGTTTCTAAACGATAGTGAGTTTATGCTTGAGAGAGCACTTGAACTTCCAGTTTTTTCTGCATCAAATGGACATAAATTTTACTTTAGACAAACGCTCATCATAAAAGATGGCAAGATAAGGCGCGCATATATAGTGGATGATCCTGAGAATGATGCTAAAAATATGCTAGAAAAAATCAAAGAAAAAGACTACTAG